A window of Lacibacter sediminis contains these coding sequences:
- a CDS encoding sensor histidine kinase — protein sequence MRIGISKMGAYWWCQVAGWGGNMLMNFFFAWTYNREINASFVLRSLIIAALGLIITHFMRWVIIQTNLLHKTFERQVVYFLVLTLAFSMLYPFISLSLFNILGLFTPEQRVYSFTRLLVGSAINAFVTLLVWNLIYFIYHYVESFRKQQLDALKMQSVVKELELKTIKAHINPHFIFNSLNGIRALVDENPARARTAITELSNILRSSMQAEKMETVPFEKELGIVKDYLALEQMRFEERLKVNFDIDEDTLEQPVPPMMLQTLVENAIKHGISKNITGGVIKISSKFVNDHHELVIRNTGKLNGDFNPDGFGISSTQSRLKLMFGEEAKFSITDVNGNEVEAKVSMPAGL from the coding sequence ATGCGCATAGGAATCAGTAAAATGGGAGCTTATTGGTGGTGCCAGGTGGCAGGCTGGGGCGGTAACATGCTCATGAATTTCTTTTTCGCCTGGACCTATAACCGGGAGATCAATGCTTCATTTGTATTGAGATCGCTCATCATTGCTGCGTTAGGGTTGATCATTACCCATTTTATGCGCTGGGTGATCATACAAACCAACCTTTTGCATAAAACATTTGAGCGACAGGTGGTGTATTTCCTGGTACTTACCCTGGCCTTCTCCATGCTGTACCCGTTCATTTCACTTTCCCTTTTCAACATTCTCGGTTTATTTACGCCTGAACAAAGGGTGTACAGTTTCACCAGATTATTAGTTGGTTCGGCAATTAATGCATTTGTAACATTGTTAGTATGGAACCTGATCTACTTTATTTATCACTATGTAGAAAGCTTTCGTAAGCAACAACTCGATGCATTAAAAATGCAGAGTGTGGTGAAGGAACTGGAGTTGAAAACAATCAAGGCACACATCAATCCGCATTTTATTTTTAATTCATTGAATGGCATTCGTGCATTGGTTGACGAAAATCCCGCCCGTGCCAGAACAGCCATTACGGAATTGAGCAATATCCTGCGCAGCAGTATGCAGGCTGAGAAAATGGAAACGGTGCCGTTTGAAAAGGAGTTAGGCATTGTAAAGGATTACCTCGCACTGGAGCAGATGCGTTTTGAAGAACGCTTGAAAGTGAATTTTGATATTGATGAGGATACACTGGAACAACCGGTGCCTCCCATGATGTTGCAAACACTGGTGGAGAATGCGATCAAGCACGGTATCAGTAAAAACATTACCGGAGGTGTAATTAAGATCAGTTCAAAATTTGTAAACGATCATCATGAACTGGTGATCAGGAATACCGGTAAACTCAATGGCGATTTCAATCCCGATGGATTTGGTATCTCCAGCACACAAAGCAGGTTGAAGCTGATGTTTGGAGAAGAAGCTAAATTTTCTATAACAGATGTGAATGGAAATGAAGTAGAGGCAAAAGTGAGTATGCCTGCCGGATTGTAA
- the dxs gene encoding 1-deoxy-D-xylulose-5-phosphate synthase: MEIKPGSLLSKIDSPADLKKLPMDQLPQVCDELRQYIIDVVSVHGGHFGASLGVVELSTALHYVYNTPYDQLVWDVGHQAYGHKILTGRRDNFHTNRKYHGLSGFPKRSESEYDTFGVGHSSTSISAALGMAMAAKMKGENRKSIAVIGDGAMTAGLAFEAMNHAGVADSDVLIILNDNCMSIDPNVGALKEYLTDITTSPTYNRIKDDVWKALGKLPVGKTFTREMASKLEHSIKGFVSKSSNLFEALQLRYFGPIDGHNITKLVDTLKDLKNIPGPKLLHIVTVKGKGYELAEKDQTKWHAPGLFDKVTGEIHKKKFDTPQPPKYQDVFGHTMVELAEQNAKIVGITPAMPSGSSLKFMMDKMPHRAFDVGICEQHAVTLSAGMATQGMKVFCNIYSSFMQRAYDMVVHDVAIQKLPVVFCLDRAGLVGEDGPTHHGCYDIAYMRCVPNMIVAAPMNEAELRNMMYTAQLDSHKLPISIRYPRGEGIMPEWRNEMKEIEIGKGRKLKDGEGIAILSFGHPGNFAASAIRELKNDGINPAHYDMRFAKPIDEELLHEVFAKFNKVVTIEDGTVVGGFGSAVLEFMAANNYRAEVKIMGIPDTLVEHGTPKQLYEEIGIDANGIAKTVREMMDVRVTVKA; encoded by the coding sequence ATGGAAATAAAACCCGGTTCCCTGCTCAGTAAAATTGATTCTCCGGCCGATTTGAAAAAACTGCCCATGGATCAATTACCACAGGTTTGTGATGAGTTGCGCCAGTATATTATTGATGTGGTGAGTGTGCATGGTGGTCATTTTGGTGCCAGCCTTGGTGTGGTGGAATTATCAACTGCTCTTCATTATGTTTATAACACACCTTACGATCAGTTGGTGTGGGATGTCGGTCACCAGGCCTATGGTCATAAGATCCTGACAGGCCGCAGGGATAATTTTCATACCAACAGAAAATACCACGGACTTAGCGGTTTCCCAAAACGCAGCGAAAGCGAATATGACACCTTTGGTGTTGGTCACTCCTCCACTTCTATTTCGGCAGCTTTAGGTATGGCCATGGCCGCAAAAATGAAAGGCGAAAACCGTAAATCAATTGCGGTGATTGGTGATGGTGCGATGACGGCGGGCTTAGCTTTTGAAGCAATGAATCATGCAGGTGTAGCTGACAGCGATGTGCTGATTATTTTGAATGATAACTGCATGAGCATCGACCCGAATGTTGGTGCCCTGAAAGAATACCTGACTGACATTACTACTTCTCCTACTTATAATCGTATTAAAGATGATGTGTGGAAGGCGTTGGGCAAATTACCTGTTGGAAAAACCTTTACCCGTGAAATGGCGAGTAAGCTGGAGCATAGCATTAAAGGTTTTGTAAGCAAGAGCAGTAATTTATTTGAAGCATTGCAGCTTCGTTATTTTGGCCCTATTGATGGACATAACATCACGAAACTTGTAGACACATTAAAAGATCTTAAAAATATTCCCGGACCAAAACTGTTGCACATTGTAACGGTGAAAGGAAAAGGTTATGAACTCGCCGAGAAAGATCAAACCAAATGGCATGCCCCTGGGTTATTTGATAAAGTAACCGGCGAAATTCATAAGAAGAAATTTGATACTCCTCAACCTCCCAAATACCAGGATGTGTTTGGACACACTATGGTAGAATTGGCTGAACAGAATGCAAAAATTGTCGGTATTACTCCGGCAATGCCAAGCGGTTCATCCCTCAAATTCATGATGGACAAAATGCCGCACCGTGCATTTGATGTGGGTATTTGCGAACAACATGCTGTTACACTCAGCGCCGGCATGGCTACACAGGGCATGAAAGTGTTTTGTAATATCTACTCTTCATTTATGCAACGTGCCTATGACATGGTGGTGCATGATGTAGCTATTCAAAAACTGCCTGTTGTATTTTGTTTGGATCGTGCAGGTTTGGTTGGTGAAGATGGGCCAACACATCATGGTTGTTATGATATTGCTTACATGCGTTGTGTGCCCAACATGATCGTTGCTGCACCCATGAATGAAGCAGAGTTGCGTAACATGATGTACACAGCTCAACTTGATTCACATAAACTGCCAATTTCAATCCGTTATCCCAGAGGCGAAGGTATAATGCCTGAGTGGCGTAACGAAATGAAAGAAATTGAAATTGGTAAAGGCCGTAAGTTGAAAGATGGAGAAGGCATTGCCATTCTCTCTTTTGGTCATCCCGGTAACTTTGCAGCAAGTGCCATTCGTGAATTAAAGAACGATGGTATTAATCCTGCGCATTACGATATGCGTTTTGCAAAACCGATCGATGAAGAACTGTTACATGAAGTATTTGCAAAATTCAATAAAGTTGTAACGATCGAAGACGGAACCGTTGTTGGTGGTTTTGGCAGTGCTGTACTTGAATTTATGGCCGCCAACAACTATAGAGCTGAAGTAAAGATCATGGGTATTCCTGATACATTGGTTGAACACGGCACACCAAAACAGTTGTATGAAGAAATTGGTATTGATGCCAATGGAATTGCAAAAACAGTGAGAGAGATGATGGATGTAAGAGTGACGGTGAAAGCGTAA
- a CDS encoding segregation and condensation protein A, with protein MQTESYQIKLPQFEGPFDLLLFFIERDELDIYNIPITRIIKDFMDFIHQTEKLNIELSSEFILFISTLMRIKAKMLLPRKEVDEQGNEIDPRQELIDKILEYKRFKEASVQMAEMEAMRMLMVKRGNIAKELSSIGEETGEGTEIQTITMFKLMKTFERVMKKHHERFNKPVHTVVQYNYTMEGSREYMLDMVKKEKNMPFEKLFDVVENRIHAIFLFLSLLELSQQRYMTLLVGEGKNNFIVEWNENREEDAEDSFVYPTNPEEGS; from the coding sequence TTGCAAACAGAATCATACCAGATAAAACTTCCGCAGTTCGAAGGTCCTTTTGATCTCCTGTTGTTTTTTATTGAACGTGATGAGCTGGATATTTATAACATCCCCATCACCCGTATCATTAAGGATTTCATGGACTTTATTCATCAAACCGAAAAGTTGAATATTGAACTAAGCAGTGAGTTTATCCTTTTCATTTCAACGCTCATGCGCATCAAAGCAAAAATGCTGTTGCCCCGCAAAGAAGTGGATGAGCAGGGAAATGAAATTGACCCACGACAGGAACTGATCGATAAAATTCTTGAATACAAACGTTTCAAAGAAGCAAGTGTGCAAATGGCCGAGATGGAAGCGATGCGTATGCTCATGGTGAAGCGTGGCAACATTGCTAAGGAACTTTCAAGCATTGGTGAAGAAACGGGCGAAGGCACAGAGATACAAACCATCACCATGTTTAAACTGATGAAGACGTTTGAACGGGTTATGAAGAAGCACCACGAACGTTTTAATAAACCGGTACATACTGTTGTGCAGTACAACTACACCATGGAAGGCAGCCGAGAGTATATGCTCGATATGGTGAAGAAAGAAAAGAACATGCCGTTTGAAAAGTTGTTTGATGTGGTGGAGAACCGCATTCATGCCATTTTCTTATTTCTTTCACTGCTTGAACTTTCACAACAACGTTATATGACTTTGCTGGTTGGCGAAGGAAAAAATAATTTTATAGTGGAGTGGAACGAGAACAGGGAAGAAGATGCGGAAGATTCATTTGTATATCCAACAAATCCCGAAGAAGGAAGTTGA
- a CDS encoding DUF3078 domain-containing protein translates to MIKQIFFSVVMLYSITTVAQDKEVKRLKDESNKTIKKEPEQKEGWTKGGVFNLNLSQGASRNWAAGAEKFSFSINALANTFAYYKRYKNVWDNTLNVQYGIVNATSIGTRKNDDRFDLLSRYGYQLGDTAKSKWYLSALVNLRTQMTTGYNYTVDPKQKNSAFFAPAYLLVSPGILYKPNATFDVFLSPVTSRWVIVNEANKDIRRLFNFTDTTKMAINEIGAFLTANLKKDLAKNISLASRLDLFSNYKNNPQNIDVFWTNTLGFKVNKFIGISYNFDLIYDHDTKNVETGGLLGTQLKSLMGIGFTANF, encoded by the coding sequence ATGATAAAACAGATATTTTTTTCTGTAGTTATGCTCTATTCCATAACAACAGTTGCGCAAGACAAGGAAGTAAAACGTTTAAAAGACGAATCAAACAAAACCATTAAGAAAGAACCTGAACAAAAAGAAGGTTGGACAAAGGGTGGTGTTTTCAATCTCAATCTCAGCCAGGGAGCAAGCCGTAACTGGGCTGCTGGTGCTGAGAAATTTTCTTTCTCCATCAATGCACTGGCCAACACCTTTGCTTATTACAAGCGATACAAGAATGTGTGGGATAACACACTCAATGTGCAATACGGTATTGTAAATGCAACAAGTATCGGCACAAGAAAAAATGATGACCGTTTCGATCTGCTTTCACGTTATGGTTATCAATTGGGCGATACAGCAAAAAGTAAATGGTACTTATCGGCGTTAGTGAACCTACGCACACAAATGACTACCGGTTACAATTACACAGTTGATCCAAAGCAAAAGAACTCAGCGTTTTTTGCACCGGCTTACCTGCTGGTGTCACCAGGTATTCTGTATAAACCAAACGCAACCTTCGATGTATTTCTTTCGCCGGTTACCTCACGCTGGGTAATTGTGAACGAAGCCAATAAAGATATCCGCCGTCTGTTCAATTTTACTGATACCACTAAAATGGCCATTAACGAGATCGGTGCGTTTTTAACGGCCAATCTCAAAAAAGATCTTGCAAAAAACATCAGCCTGGCAAGCCGTCTCGATCTGTTCAGTAACTATAAGAATAACCCACAGAACATTGACGTATTCTGGACCAACACATTGGGTTTCAAGGTGAATAAATTCATTGGTATCAGTTACAACTTTGATCTGATTTACGACCACGATACCAAAAATGTGGAAACGGGCGGATTACTCGGCACGCAGCTTAAATCCCTCATGGGTATTGGGTTTACAGCCAATTTTTAA
- the mscL gene encoding large-conductance mechanosensitive channel protein MscL, with protein sequence MGMLKEFKDFAMKGNVVDLAVGVIIGGAFGAIVGAVVDHILMPIVGIITGGVNFDTLSIKVGEAELKYGMAISAAVKFIIIAFFLFLVIKAINKMKKAEPPAPPAATPEDIVLLREIRDALKK encoded by the coding sequence ATGGGAATGCTGAAAGAATTTAAAGATTTTGCAATGAAAGGTAATGTGGTAGATCTCGCCGTTGGTGTTATTATTGGAGGCGCATTTGGTGCTATTGTTGGCGCTGTAGTAGATCACATTCTTATGCCAATTGTGGGCATTATTACGGGCGGCGTTAATTTCGATACACTTTCCATCAAAGTAGGTGAAGCAGAATTAAAGTATGGAATGGCGATCTCAGCTGCAGTAAAATTCATCATTATCGCATTCTTTCTTTTCCTGGTAATTAAAGCTATCAATAAAATGAAAAAGGCAGAACCACCTGCACCGCCTGCTGCAACACCTGAAGATATCGTGCTACTCCGTGAAATAAGAGATGCATTAAAAAAATAA
- a CDS encoding PPK2 family polyphosphate kinase, whose translation MAKVKLASISTKAPRNIDKEKTKAKTEKILVELDELQNLLIAEAKNALLVVIQGMDASGKDGAIRDVFGSLNPMGVSVKSFKAPTAEELSHDFLWRIHEAAPAKGMIKIFNRSHYEDVLITRVHGWCDDATAQKRMKAINDMEELLTQHNNTQILKFYLHISPKEQQERLQERTHDPRKMWKYNENDFAEAKLWKKYMGYYDECFNTCNKVPWHIIPSDQNWYKEYLIASKVYDTLKKLKMQYPGLKK comes from the coding sequence ATGGCTAAAGTGAAACTCGCCTCCATCAGCACAAAGGCACCCCGCAACATTGATAAAGAAAAAACAAAAGCCAAAACAGAAAAGATATTAGTTGAGTTAGATGAATTGCAGAATCTCTTAATTGCTGAAGCAAAAAATGCATTGCTTGTGGTGATACAAGGCATGGATGCAAGTGGCAAAGATGGTGCAATCCGTGATGTGTTTGGTTCGTTGAATCCAATGGGTGTTTCTGTAAAATCATTCAAAGCACCAACGGCTGAAGAATTGAGTCATGATTTTTTGTGGCGTATACATGAAGCTGCTCCTGCAAAAGGAATGATCAAAATTTTTAACCGCAGTCATTACGAAGATGTTTTGATCACACGTGTGCACGGCTGGTGCGATGATGCTACTGCACAAAAGCGGATGAAAGCAATTAATGATATGGAAGAATTGCTTACACAACATAACAATACACAGATATTGAAATTTTACCTGCATATTTCGCCTAAAGAACAACAGGAACGTTTACAGGAACGTACACATGATCCACGCAAAATGTGGAAGTACAACGAAAATGATTTTGCAGAAGCTAAGCTCTGGAAGAAATATATGGGCTATTATGACGAATGTTTTAATACCTGCAACAAAGTACCCTGGCATATTATTCCAAGTGATCAGAACTGGTATAAAGAATATCTCATTGCGTCAAAGGTTTATGACACACTTAAGAAACTGAAGATGCAATACCCGGGTTTGAAAAAATAA
- a CDS encoding DMT family transporter — protein sequence MHPKLFNWLLFLILCLVWGSSFILMKEGLKQLSAYEVAAMRMFSGGVVLLPFAIGSFKRMQRKDLGLLVVSGLLGSFIPAILFCVAETKIDSALAGMLNALTPLFVITIGALLFKSAVPWKKLLGVLIGFGGMLLLFLAQKADSANSDVFLASLIVVATLSYGLNVNLINRYLKHVGSLDIAAIAFVSLIIPATTVLLLAGFAKHDFTDVAVIRAVGASVVLGVFGTAIASILFYMLMKRAGPLFSTMVTYGIPFVAIGWGLLAGETIGQLEIVGLLIILSGVYLTNR from the coding sequence ATGCATCCAAAACTTTTTAACTGGCTTCTGTTTCTTATTCTATGCCTCGTGTGGGGCAGTTCATTTATCCTCATGAAAGAAGGATTGAAACAACTATCTGCTTACGAAGTAGCGGCAATGCGTATGTTCAGTGGTGGTGTTGTATTACTTCCTTTTGCCATTGGAAGTTTCAAACGCATGCAACGAAAAGATCTTGGGTTATTAGTGGTATCGGGCCTGCTCGGGAGTTTTATACCTGCCATTCTTTTTTGTGTGGCCGAAACAAAAATCGATAGTGCGCTGGCAGGCATGTTGAATGCATTAACACCTTTGTTTGTAATTACCATTGGTGCTTTGTTGTTTAAATCAGCTGTTCCCTGGAAAAAACTATTGGGTGTACTGATCGGTTTTGGTGGAATGCTGTTGCTTTTTTTGGCACAGAAAGCAGACAGTGCCAACAGTGATGTGTTTCTTGCATCACTCATTGTAGTTGCAACACTTTCTTATGGCTTGAATGTAAATCTCATCAACAGGTATCTAAAACATGTTGGCTCGCTTGATATTGCAGCTATTGCATTTGTTTCATTGATTATTCCGGCAACAACGGTTTTATTACTGGCCGGATTTGCTAAACACGACTTTACAGATGTTGCAGTGATAAGAGCAGTGGGCGCTTCTGTAGTGTTGGGCGTTTTCGGAACAGCCATTGCATCGATCCTTTTTTATATGCTCATGAAAAGAGCAGGTCCATTATTTTCAACCATGGTTACCTATGGTATTCCGTTCGTGGCAATTGGCTGGGGATTATTGGCAGGCGAAACAATTGGTCAACTGGAGATCGTTGGATTGCTGATCATTCTTTCAGGTGTTTATCTCACTAACCGGTAA
- the frr gene encoding ribosome recycling factor: MSEELSLIMDDAEEHMNKAIQHLEVELVKIRAGRANPNMLDGIVVDYYGTPTPINQIGNLSVTDARTLTIQPWEKNMLQPIERAIINSNIGLAPQNDGNIIRLFLPPLTEERRKELVKRVNAEGEHTKVAVRNIRRDAIEQIKKLQKDGLSEDAAKDAEKDVQVLTDKYSLQIDKHLEAKDKEIMSV, encoded by the coding sequence ATGTCAGAAGAGCTTTCGTTAATCATGGACGATGCTGAAGAGCACATGAATAAAGCCATTCAGCACCTTGAAGTAGAATTGGTAAAGATCCGTGCAGGCAGGGCAAATCCAAATATGCTTGATGGGATCGTAGTTGATTATTATGGTACACCTACACCCATTAACCAGATCGGCAATCTCAGTGTAACCGATGCCCGTACACTTACCATTCAGCCTTGGGAAAAAAATATGTTGCAGCCCATTGAGCGTGCAATCATCAACTCAAATATTGGTCTTGCGCCACAGAACGATGGTAATATCATCCGTTTATTTTTACCACCATTAACCGAAGAACGTCGGAAGGAATTAGTAAAACGTGTGAATGCAGAAGGTGAGCATACAAAAGTAGCTGTGCGTAATATCCGTCGTGATGCAATTGAGCAGATCAAGAAATTGCAAAAAGATGGATTAAGTGAAGATGCCGCCAAAGATGCGGAGAAAGATGTGCAGGTGTTGACAGATAAATACAGTTTACAGATCGATAAACATCTGGAAGCAAAAGACAAAGAGATCATGTCGGTTTAA
- a CDS encoding MraY family glycosyltransferase: MDHLLIGSVISFLITYSAIPIIIRVAEAKHLFDVPDDDRKVHATPVPSLGGIGIFAGFILGFLIAVPAGLVEVQYFGAAFLVIFFLGLKDDIVVLTPLKKFLGQLLAAFIIVYKGNILIDGMFGFMGFEKMPFILSLAFTYLTIIVITNSFNLIDGVDGLAGSLGMFTSICFGIYFVLADQPFYAMMAFAMAGSLGAFLIFNISPAKIFMGDTGSLLLGIVNSILVIKFIQVATLPTAKVYLPAAPAIGFAILFVPLFDTLRIFAYRILSRRSPFSPDRNHVHHLLLAKGFSHKMVTFLAVSFNIVIAGATVLARELNITFLLLGLISVGFSVISLLIYSNRNNRRKLFTNDAATAPKEALNGETKVIPLAGGTTVIPEKAEVAKHKQS; this comes from the coding sequence ATGGATCACCTTCTCATAGGATCGGTTATTTCCTTTTTAATTACGTATTCGGCTATCCCAATTATTATCAGGGTGGCAGAAGCGAAGCATCTTTTTGATGTGCCCGATGACGACCGTAAAGTGCATGCTACGCCTGTTCCTTCACTTGGCGGTATTGGTATTTTCGCCGGCTTTATACTTGGTTTTTTAATTGCTGTGCCTGCCGGTTTGGTAGAAGTACAGTATTTCGGGGCAGCATTCCTGGTGATCTTTTTCCTGGGATTGAAAGACGATATTGTGGTGTTGACCCCTCTCAAAAAATTCCTCGGTCAGTTATTGGCAGCATTCATTATCGTGTACAAAGGCAATATCCTCATTGACGGGATGTTTGGTTTTATGGGTTTTGAAAAAATGCCTTTTATCCTGAGCCTTGCATTTACTTATCTCACGATCATCGTAATAACCAATTCTTTTAACTTGATTGATGGGGTAGATGGACTTGCAGGATCGTTGGGCATGTTTACATCCATCTGCTTTGGTATCTATTTTGTGCTGGCCGATCAGCCATTTTATGCCATGATGGCCTTTGCCATGGCGGGCAGCTTAGGTGCATTCCTCATCTTTAATATTTCTCCGGCTAAAATTTTCATGGGCGATACAGGTTCCCTTTTGTTGGGAATTGTGAACTCCATTTTGGTGATCAAGTTTATACAGGTAGCAACATTGCCCACAGCCAAAGTTTACTTACCTGCGGCTCCGGCTATTGGCTTTGCCATCTTATTTGTTCCGTTATTTGATACGCTTCGCATTTTTGCCTATCGTATTTTATCCCGTCGTTCACCGTTCAGCCCCGACCGAAACCATGTTCATCATCTTTTACTGGCGAAGGGCTTCAGTCATAAAATGGTGACTTTTTTAGCCGTTTCATTTAACATCGTCATTGCAGGGGCAACCGTTCTTGCAAGAGAGCTGAACATTACGTTTCTCTTACTTGGTTTGATCAGTGTAGGGTTCTCCGTTATCAGTCTGCTTATTTATTCAAACCGCAATAACCGTCGCAAACTGTTTACAAACGATGCTGCCACAGCACCAAAAGAAGCACTGAATGGCGAAACAAAAGTTATTCCTCTTGCAGGTGGTACAACGGTTATTCCCGAAAAAGCAGAAGTTGCCAAACACAAACAGTCTTAA
- a CDS encoding transketolase, producing MPELKEIATQLRRDIVRMVHACQSGHPGGSLGCTEYMTALYFKVMKHNPAFTMDAPGEDLFFLSNGHISPIFYATLARSGYFPAAELATFRKLNSRLQGHPTTHEHLPGVRIASGSLGQGLSVAIGAAYTKKLNKENTVVYSLHGDGELQEGQNWEAIMFAAHNKMDNLIATVDWNGQQIDGPTKKVLSLGDLKGKFEAFGWETLIIEDGNDMDQMVAGLEKAKTFVGKGKPIVNLMKTEMGKGIDFMEGSHEWHGIAPNDDQLAKALAQLGETSLGDY from the coding sequence ATGCCAGAACTGAAAGAAATTGCGACGCAACTCCGCAGAGACATTGTAAGAATGGTACATGCTTGCCAAAGCGGTCACCCGGGTGGCTCATTAGGCTGTACCGAATACATGACAGCCCTCTATTTTAAAGTGATGAAACACAACCCCGCCTTTACTATGGATGCTCCGGGTGAGGATTTGTTTTTTCTTTCAAACGGCCATATTTCGCCCATTTTTTATGCGACACTGGCACGTAGTGGCTACTTCCCCGCTGCTGAGCTGGCAACTTTCCGGAAACTGAACAGTCGTTTGCAAGGACACCCAACTACCCATGAGCATTTGCCTGGAGTACGTATTGCTTCCGGTTCACTCGGACAGGGTTTAAGTGTTGCTATCGGTGCGGCTTACACGAAAAAATTGAATAAAGAAAATACAGTTGTTTATTCTTTACATGGTGATGGTGAATTGCAGGAAGGCCAGAACTGGGAAGCGATCATGTTTGCTGCCCACAACAAAATGGACAACTTGATTGCTACTGTTGACTGGAATGGTCAGCAAATCGACGGACCAACGAAAAAAGTGTTGAGCCTCGGCGATCTGAAAGGAAAATTTGAGGCATTTGGTTGGGAAACACTGATCATTGAAGATGGTAATGATATGGACCAGATGGTTGCCGGTTTGGAAAAAGCAAAAACCTTTGTTGGTAAAGGAAAGCCTATCGTGAATTTGATGAAAACAGAAATGGGCAAAGGCATCGATTTTATGGAAGGCAGCCACGAATGGCATGGTATTGCTCCTAACGATGACCAATTGGCAAAAGCACTTGCTCAATTAGGTGAAACAAGCTTAGGCGATTATTAA
- a CDS encoding FtsX-like permease family protein, whose translation MNFLFAWRYFKSKKSTNAINIIAWVTVTAMAVGTAALVVVLSIFNGFEGLVKTLYSSFYPDVRITAEQQKIMLLDDATLAKIRVLTNVTAVSMVVEENVHLQNGDYRTNAVIKGVDENYNKASGVSSMVTNGQFETGSVETPALVLGVGIENALNLMSDRAINPVTAYLPKRGVTSSNPLEAISTVNLQPTGSFSIQQDFDNKYVITNIDILKEMLGLKPNEYSSAEIKLANVKDEKQTIAGLQKLLGKGYLVENRYQQNRSLFAVMQLEKWAIYGILSLILVIAAFNMIGALTMLVLEKEQDIQILQAMGGSRKFIQKIFLTEGVLLALTGSIIGIILALIFSYLQVKFKLIPLTGSFVIDYYPVKILLTDILLVITTVIVIGLLASWVPSVKAARQKVSLRAQ comes from the coding sequence TTGAATTTTCTTTTCGCCTGGCGCTATTTCAAATCAAAGAAATCAACCAATGCCATCAATATTATTGCATGGGTAACGGTGACGGCTATGGCTGTTGGTACTGCCGCATTGGTGGTAGTGCTGAGTATCTTTAATGGCTTTGAAGGGTTGGTGAAAACATTATATTCTTCGTTTTATCCTGATGTACGCATTACAGCAGAGCAGCAAAAGATCATGTTGCTTGATGATGCCACACTTGCAAAAATTCGTGTGTTGACGAACGTTACTGCAGTGAGTATGGTGGTGGAAGAAAATGTGCATTTGCAAAACGGTGATTACCGTACCAATGCTGTGATCAAAGGTGTTGATGAAAATTATAATAAAGCAAGTGGAGTATCATCCATGGTTACCAACGGTCAATTTGAAACAGGTAGTGTTGAAACACCAGCCTTGGTGTTAGGTGTTGGTATTGAAAATGCTCTGAACCTGATGAGTGATCGTGCAATAAATCCTGTTACGGCCTATTTGCCAAAACGTGGTGTCACATCTTCCAATCCATTGGAAGCCATCAGCACGGTTAACTTACAACCCACAGGTTCGTTTTCCATTCAACAGGATTTTGATAATAAGTATGTCATTACGAATATCGATATACTCAAAGAAATGCTTGGCTTGAAACCAAATGAATACAGTTCTGCAGAAATTAAATTAGCCAATGTAAAAGATGAAAAACAAACCATTGCAGGGTTACAAAAATTGCTTGGCAAAGGGTATTTGGTAGAGAACAGGTATCAGCAAAATCGTTCACTCTTTGCCGTTATGCAATTGGAGAAATGGGCCATCTATGGAATTCTCTCGTTGATATTAGTGATCGCTGCTTTTAATATGATCGGCGCATTAACCATGCTGGTGCTGGAGAAAGAACAAGACATACAGATTCTCCAGGCAATGGGCGGCAGCAGAAAATTTATCCAGAAGATTTTTTTAACGGAAGGTGTGTTGCTTGCACTAACAGGAAGCATCATTGGAATTATACTGGCATTGATCTTTTCGTACCTGCAGGTTAAATTTAAACTGATTCCATTAACAGGTTCATTTGTGATCGATTATTACCCGGTAAAGATTTTACTTACCGATATACTCCTTGTTATCACAACAGTGATTGTAATTGGCTTGCTAGCCTCCTGGGTTCCTTCTGTGAAAGCAGCAAGGCAGAAGGTTTCGTTACGGGCGCAGTAA